In Magnetococcales bacterium, the sequence GGGCTGGGAGGTCTGGCTGGACGGCATGGAAGTGACCCAATTCACCTACTTCCAGCAGGTGGGCGGCATCGAACTGCGCCCGGTTTCCGGGGAGATCACCTACGGACTGGAACGCCTGGCCATGTATCTCCAGGAGAAGGAGAACGTCTTCGATCTGGAGTGGACCGACGGGGTGCGCTACGGCGATGTCTTCCATCAGGCGGAGGTGGATTACTCCCGCTACAATTTCGAAGCCGCCGACTGTGACCGGCTGTTCAGCCATTTCGATGATCACGAGAAGGAGGCGTTGCGCCTGC encodes:
- a CDS encoding glycine--tRNA ligase subunit alpha, translated to GWEVWLDGMEVTQFTYFQQVGGIELRPVSGEITYGLERLAMYLQEKENVFDLEWTDGVRYGDVFHQAEVDYSRYNFEAADCDRLFSHFDDHEKEALRLLDPARGPVLPQPAYDQVIKCSHLFNLLDARGAVSVTERQRFIGRVRNLARRIAEAWVAQREALGYPLLKGGGQP